One window from the genome of Podospora pseudocomata strain CBS 415.72m chromosome 6, whole genome shotgun sequence encodes:
- a CDS encoding hypothetical protein (EggNog:ENOG503PTJQ), which yields MASKPGNIAVRSRPSSPLLTPIIFQKWYEDIHIPDVLGTGHVKSATRYRTSDPRSMPFLAIYQLPDMNWLHEDGCLFWKIPLRSKVLPGDNTSIFDVAEFKTEFFETIDTVQFGKPVDDDSNVASKLLLRSFNLTKDEDSGDSSSMHKGALARLGIAESRSSELVRSTLFKVDEARPHHPSMPTPITAPDEKQYLCMVGNRSLLTSPSGTN from the coding sequence ATGGCCTCCAAACCAGGCAACATCGCCGTGCGCTcccgtccttcttctccactaCTGACCCCTATCATCTTCCAAAAATGGTACGAAGACATCCACATCCCCGATGTGCTGGGGACCGGCCATGTAAAGTCCGCAACAAGATACCGCACCTCCGATCCAAGATCAATGCCTTTTCTTGCCATCTATCAATTACCAGACATGAACTGGCTGCACGAGGACGGCTGTCTATTCTGGAAGATACCACTCCGCAGCAAAGTCCTCCCTGGTGACAATACTAGCATCTTTGACGTTGCTGAGTTCAAGACTGAGTTCTTTGAGACGATTGACACGGTGCAATTTGGCAAACCTGTCGATGATGACAGCAATGTGGCGTCAAAATTGTTGCTCCGTtccttcaacctcacaaAAGATGAGGATAGCGGGGACTCGAGCTCAATGCACAAAGGCGCGCTCGCCAGGTTGGGAATCGCAGAATCAAGAAGCTCCGAGTTGGTCCGCTCGACACTCTTCAAAGTTGATGAAGcccgtcctcatcatccctcaaTGCCAACACCAATTACAGCGCCAGACGAGAAGCAATATCTCTGCATGGTAGGAAATCGTTCTCTGTTGACTTCCCCGTCAGGAACTAACTAA